A DNA window from Drosophila virilis strain 15010-1051.87 chromosome 4, Dvir_AGI_RSII-ME, whole genome shotgun sequence contains the following coding sequences:
- the LOC6635769 gene encoding uncharacterized protein isoform X2 translates to MFILRIGLLLASLSLTAAYPLEVQRKPGQQAALDPADYPDLTHGLSDAEVESTLNGLSLDDLNALNKLLDDAGNGPFDLEASLRGHHRQTKKHHYDDMDAVDEDLEVALKSNKQSLDDSCHDEDDSDKEKDQCTERPKCSKRPTTRRCTTTTRRCATTVCKSLDGFLDIHVDGAKFESGSKKNCKDIEECDPEDQMCLQRNQQRAKQRSNIQDFSDLATDQEPSSMDSLERLAAQAHRDESLKLHKQLDGWNGKDDTLPDVFNMDYGKLSNANAAGNMHDFKELPKLVAEDEGQPQQSEEESKQTELQMPYERHQLARTVHEQQQAQQQEDKEEDELDGSALDENAAPAAAEERGAGDEVEAAEPLPLANDMAANDGDSFIAQNAREPLRYLIQTENGVIKSENGPGEQQLQTDKRHSEMLNYDAYQLSNPGQTRLESKRYKRNSRKTDDAPELPEEADGLVPT, encoded by the exons CGGCAGCGTATCCTCTG GAAGTTCAGAGGAAACCCGGGCAGCAGGCGGCTCTTGATCCGGCCGACTATCCCGACCTGACGCATGGACTGAGCGATGCCGAAGTGGAGTCTACACTGAACGGCCTGTCGCTAGACGATTTGAATGCACTGAATAAACTGTTGGATGATGCCGGCAATGGACCATTCGATTTGGAGG CAAGCCTCAGGGGACACCATAGACAGACAAAGAAACATCACTACGACGACATGGATGCCGTCGATGAGGACCTGGAGGTTGCTCTGAAATCGAACAAGCAATCGCTGGACGACAGCTGCCACGATGAGGACGATTCGGACAAGGAGAAGGACCAGTGCACCGAACGGCCCAAGTGCAGCAAGCGACCCACCACACGACGCTGCACCACAACCACCAGAAGATGCGCCACCACGGTGTGCAAGTCCCTGGACGGCTTCCTGGACATACATGTAGATGGTGCCAAATTCGAGAGCGGCTCCAAGAAGAACTGCAAGGACATCGAGGAGTGCGATCCGGAGGATCAGATGTGCCTGCAGCGCAACCAGCAGCGAGCCAAGCAAAGGTCGAACATACAGGATTTCTCTGATCTGGCCACGGACCAGGAGCCCAGCAGCATGGACAGTCTGGAGCGATTGGCTGCCCAGGCGCACCGTGACGAATCCCTCAAGCTGCACAAACAGCTGGACGGTTGGAATGGCAAGGATGACACACTGCCGGATGTGTTTAACATGGACTACGGCAAGCTGTCCAATGCGAATGCAGCCGGGAATATGCATGACTTTAAGGAGCTGCCCAAGCTGGTGGCCGAGGACGAGGGCCAGCCGCAGCAAAGCGAGGAGGAGTCCAAGCAGACAGAACTCCAAATGCCCTACGAGCGTCATCAGCTCGCGCGGACTGTacacgagcagcagcaggcgcaacaGCAGGAGGACAAGGAGGAGGATGAACTGGATGGCTCGGCGCTCGATGAGAATGCGGCACCAGCTGCCGCCGAGGAGCGTGGAGCCGGCGACGAGGTCGAGGCCGCCGAGCCATTGCCGCTGGCTAACGACATGGCAGCCAACGATGGCGACAG TTTCATTGCGCAAAATGCGCGTGAGCCCTTGCGCTATCTTATCCAAACCGAGAACGGGGTCATTAAGAGCGAGAATGGACCtggcgagcagcagctgcaaacgGACAAACGACACAGCGAAATGCTCAACTATGACGCGTATCAGCTCTCCAATCCCGGCCAGACTCGGCTGGAGTCCAAACGCTACAAGCGCAACAGCCGGAAAACCGACGACGCACCCGAG CTACCTGAAGAAGCTGATGGACTCGTTCCCACGTGA
- the LOC6635769 gene encoding uncharacterized protein isoform X1: protein MFILRIGLLLASLSLTAAYPLEVQRKPGQQAALDPADYPDLTHGLSDAEVESTLNGLSLDDLNALNKLLDDAGNGPFDLEASLRGHHRQTKKHHYDDMDAVDEDLEVALKSNKQSLDDSCHDEDDSDKEKDQCTERPKCSKRPTTRRCTTTTRRCATTVCKSLDGFLDIHVDGAKFESGSKKNCKDIEECDPEDQMCLQRNQQRAKQRSNIQDFSDLATDQEPSSMDSLERLAAQAHRDESLKLHKQLDGWNGKDDTLPDVFNMDYGKLSNANAAGNMHDFKELPKLVAEDEGQPQQSEEESKQTELQMPYERHQLARTVHEQQQAQQQEDKEEDELDGSALDENAAPAAAEERGAGDEVEAAEPLPLANDMAANDGDSFIAQNAREPLRYLIQTENGVIKSENGPGEQQLQTDKRHSEMLNYDAYQLSNPGQTRLESKRYKRNSRKTDDAPENTNESYLKKLMDSFPRDQGGQSNLNMAIRQAKRTHFRVKRS from the exons CGGCAGCGTATCCTCTG GAAGTTCAGAGGAAACCCGGGCAGCAGGCGGCTCTTGATCCGGCCGACTATCCCGACCTGACGCATGGACTGAGCGATGCCGAAGTGGAGTCTACACTGAACGGCCTGTCGCTAGACGATTTGAATGCACTGAATAAACTGTTGGATGATGCCGGCAATGGACCATTCGATTTGGAGG CAAGCCTCAGGGGACACCATAGACAGACAAAGAAACATCACTACGACGACATGGATGCCGTCGATGAGGACCTGGAGGTTGCTCTGAAATCGAACAAGCAATCGCTGGACGACAGCTGCCACGATGAGGACGATTCGGACAAGGAGAAGGACCAGTGCACCGAACGGCCCAAGTGCAGCAAGCGACCCACCACACGACGCTGCACCACAACCACCAGAAGATGCGCCACCACGGTGTGCAAGTCCCTGGACGGCTTCCTGGACATACATGTAGATGGTGCCAAATTCGAGAGCGGCTCCAAGAAGAACTGCAAGGACATCGAGGAGTGCGATCCGGAGGATCAGATGTGCCTGCAGCGCAACCAGCAGCGAGCCAAGCAAAGGTCGAACATACAGGATTTCTCTGATCTGGCCACGGACCAGGAGCCCAGCAGCATGGACAGTCTGGAGCGATTGGCTGCCCAGGCGCACCGTGACGAATCCCTCAAGCTGCACAAACAGCTGGACGGTTGGAATGGCAAGGATGACACACTGCCGGATGTGTTTAACATGGACTACGGCAAGCTGTCCAATGCGAATGCAGCCGGGAATATGCATGACTTTAAGGAGCTGCCCAAGCTGGTGGCCGAGGACGAGGGCCAGCCGCAGCAAAGCGAGGAGGAGTCCAAGCAGACAGAACTCCAAATGCCCTACGAGCGTCATCAGCTCGCGCGGACTGTacacgagcagcagcaggcgcaacaGCAGGAGGACAAGGAGGAGGATGAACTGGATGGCTCGGCGCTCGATGAGAATGCGGCACCAGCTGCCGCCGAGGAGCGTGGAGCCGGCGACGAGGTCGAGGCCGCCGAGCCATTGCCGCTGGCTAACGACATGGCAGCCAACGATGGCGACAG TTTCATTGCGCAAAATGCGCGTGAGCCCTTGCGCTATCTTATCCAAACCGAGAACGGGGTCATTAAGAGCGAGAATGGACCtggcgagcagcagctgcaaacgGACAAACGACACAGCGAAATGCTCAACTATGACGCGTATCAGCTCTCCAATCCCGGCCAGACTCGGCTGGAGTCCAAACGCTACAAGCGCAACAGCCGGAAAACCGACGACGCACCCGAG AACACGAACGAAAGCTACCTGAAGAAGCTGATGGACTCGTTCCCACGTGACCAGGGTGGCCAGAGCAATCTCAACATGGCCATCAGGCAGGCGAAACGCACGCATTTTCGCGTCAAACGAAGTTAA
- the LOC26531447 gene encoding methylmalonic aciduria and homocystinuria type D homolog, mitochondrial encodes MQTLRVLMRRLKDRKFLQNKSCVNPGRRYTSSSLPNFILVDVDEQEDVESEDNLGIHPFYPILGNRYSDLFYMPQSVGPAYQDLFTTADQFDLSKYHDSMAWNGIQPIKAQVVRCPKLLLPHMKRLFTIPCSKLKDPVNFSIFNLYFDSDVNSAIKAFVLIASQYSVEFMQDGYWSDFVNPFTGRAYFRPAARRSLPSQEARCLGHNMIFKDVHGCTVIKEAKKCTFAGAIFSDVPVNYFD; translated from the coding sequence ATGCAAACATTGAGAGTTTTAATGCGCCGTTTGAAGGACCGTAAATTTCTCCAGAACAAGTCATGCGTTAATCCAGGCCGTCGCTATACGAGCAGCAGCCTGCCCAATTTCATACTGGTcgatgtggatgagcaggagGATGTCGAATCGGAGGATAATCTGGGCATACATCCGTTCTATCCAATATTGGGCAATCGGTATTCGGATCTGTTCTATATGCCGCAGAGCGTTGGTCCCGCCTATCAGGATCTGTTTACGACCGCCGATCAATTTGATCTAAGTAAATATCACGATTCCATGGCCTGGAACGGCATTCAGCCGATCAAAGCCCAGGTTGTGCGCTGTCCGAAGCTGCTGTTGCCCCACATGAAGCGCCTCTTCACAATACCCTGCTCCAAGCTCAAGGATCCCGTCAACTTTAGCatattcaatttgtatttCGACAGCGATGTGAACAGCGCCATCAAGGCCTTTGTGCTGATCGCTTCGCAGTATTCCGTCGAGTTTATGCAGGATGGCTATTGGTCGGACTTTGTCAATCCATTTACGGGCCGCGCCTATTTCCGGCCGGCCGCCCGACGCAGCCTGCCCAGCCAGGAGGCCCGTTGCCTGGGCCACAACATGATCTTCAAGGACGTGCACGGCTGCACCGTCATCAAGGAGGCCAAAAAATGCACCTTTGCCGGCGCCATATTCAGCGATGTGCCGGTCAACTACTTTGATTGA